GTAGAAACACTTAATAAAATTAATAAAATACGCCGCACCTTTGTACAAGAGCACGGTAGGGAACCATCCCATACAGAGTTAGCAAAAGAACTAAATCTTGATGAAAAGAAAATCAAAAACATCATTAAAATCTCTAAAGAGCCGATATCTCTTGAAACGCCTGTTGGCGATGGTGAAGATGCGTATCTAAAGGATTTTATCAAAAATGAAAATGATTTTTCTCCATCTGATACGGTTGCTAACAACGACCTAAAAGAACGAGTGCGTAAAGTACTTAAAACGTTAACACCACGAGAAGAAAAAGTTCTGAAAATGCGTTTTGGAATCGACGTTGCCTCTGAGCATACCCTTGAAGAAGTTGGAAAAGACTTCTCCGTAACACGAGAACGTATTCGACAAATTGAAGTTAAGGCGCTGCGCAAACTCCGTCATCCATCCCGTAGCAAGAAGCTTAAGACATTCTTCGATAAAGAAATCGATGAAATATCGGAAGATTTAGATGATCCAATTGAGTAATCTATAAAAAATGAGAGTAGGATATAAAGTATGGAACCAATACCGCTAAGTACGCTACAAACGCCGTTTATTTTTCTGATTATCGCGCTGTGCATGCGCGCACTATTTTCGTTCTTAGAAACAAGTATAACTGCGCTTCGGCTATTCAAATTAAAAGAAATGGCCGAAGCGTATCCACAATATAAAGCATTATTTAACACCTTAGAAAAAAATCCCCATCGAGTGCTCATCACCATCGTAATATCCAACTCCTTAGCAGACGTTACCACAGCAGCCATTGCCACCTACATTACCGAAGTACTATTTTCACATTTAAATTTTTCCAATGGAGTCGGATTTTCGTTGGGCATTGGCGTCGCAACCATTTGCATTATTATATTTGGTGAAATTATCCCTAAAAACATTGCAAAGCGAAGCGGCGAACGATTATTCAAATCAACTATATGGATTATCAACTTTATTTATCTCCTTTTATATCCTATCGTTACCATTCTTCTTAAAATCTCTGATTTTTTTATCACAAAAATTACCGGCAAGGATGAAACTGAAGGAGGATGTGAATGGGTATCTTCTGAAAAAGAGATTCAATTTTTAATCGGCTACATCAAAGATAAAGGAATCATGGAAACAGAAAAAACCACGATGCTCCAAAATATTTTTGATCTTGGACACACACCAGTACGAGAAGTATTTGTTCCATCGGTAAAAATTGTTTCTGTAAATGCATCATCAATGAGCAAAGACGTTGTCGATCTATTTTTAAAACATGGTTTCACTCGCTTTCCCGTTTATGAAAACAAAGTCGATAACATTATTGGCATGGTCCATCTCAAAGATGTATTTGCTCTTGCCGCTAAAAATATCAACTCCCCTGTTAAAGATATCATGCGCCCCATCCTCTTTATCCCTGAAAGCGTAAAAATTAATCAGCTACTAAAAGAATTTAAACAACAACATAAGCATATCGCCATTGTCATCAATGAACATGGCAGTATGACCGGACTAGTAACTCTTGAAGATGTGCTTGAAGAAATTGTTGGCGAAATCATTGATGAAAATGAAATGCCTACGGAAAAAATAACATCTTTGCAAAAAGGTGGTTGGATTGTCGACGGCACCACTCCACTTGAAGATCTAGAACAGATGCTTGGCATTATATTTGACACAGAAGACGCAGTCACACTCGGTGGGTTTATCACTGAACAGTTACAACGACTTCCTCAAAAAGGTGAGCAGTTTCAATATAAACAGTTCAACTTCTATGTACAACAAGCCACTCAAAAACAAGTACTACGGGTCTTAATATCCAGTACAGAAGAACCAATAGAACAAAAAAAAGAAGAGTGAAATTTTTTAAAAAAAGGAACTCATGAAGCAAAATATCACCCCACTACGCGTGGCCATCATACTCTGTATCATAAGCTCTACAAGAATCAACGCTACGACTATGCCATATGACGTAACTGAAGAAATCGACACTGCTATACAACAGCAATCCCTACATGCTAACATTGATGAAATAATCCAAAAATTAGCCAAGATAATAGAAGCAATTGTTGAATCCATCCCTTTTCATCTGCGGAAACATACATTAGCTAATGCACTTAATAAATTAATTACTGCATACATAGAAACTAGCCTCCAAATTGATAACCTTGAAGAGCTATCCACCAACCCTAGCCAGGAAATCTTCACACAGCTACAGCAAAATTTAACCGCAAAAACCCGTAAAGGGATGGATCGCTCTACCGAGCTTATTTTACATTCAGTCGCGAACATAATCGGTACAGTGACCAATGCCTGCATTAATGGAGAAAAACATCCGGAAATCATTGGTGCAAGTGTCAGTAATGTCTGTTCAGAAATAGTAACTATCGTAGCAGAAAAAACACGAAAAAATGAAGCCACTACAGGAACTGTCAACATGAATGTTATCATGCAACACCTTGCTACTGATCCTGTGCTACGGGAAGCGGTAGAAGAAATTATACTGAGGCGCGCTGAGGCAATGAAAACAGCATCACAAGGATCTTGATAATATTTTTATTAAAAACAGTCTACGAAGCAAAAAAGCGGAAATTACATTCCGCTTTTTTTATTTTTTTATCACCG
The DNA window shown above is from Candidatus Babeliales bacterium and carries:
- a CDS encoding hemolysin family protein — encoded protein: MEPIPLSTLQTPFIFLIIALCMRALFSFLETSITALRLFKLKEMAEAYPQYKALFNTLEKNPHRVLITIVISNSLADVTTAAIATYITEVLFSHLNFSNGVGFSLGIGVATICIIIFGEIIPKNIAKRSGERLFKSTIWIINFIYLLLYPIVTILLKISDFFITKITGKDETEGGCEWVSSEKEIQFLIGYIKDKGIMETEKTTMLQNIFDLGHTPVREVFVPSVKIVSVNASSMSKDVVDLFLKHGFTRFPVYENKVDNIIGMVHLKDVFALAAKNINSPVKDIMRPILFIPESVKINQLLKEFKQQHKHIAIVINEHGSMTGLVTLEDVLEEIVGEIIDENEMPTEKITSLQKGGWIVDGTTPLEDLEQMLGIIFDTEDAVTLGGFITEQLQRLPQKGEQFQYKQFNFYVQQATQKQVLRVLISSTEEPIEQKKEE